The following are from one region of the Harpia harpyja isolate bHarHar1 chromosome 4, bHarHar1 primary haplotype, whole genome shotgun sequence genome:
- the LOC128141634 gene encoding transmembrane protease serine 5-like isoform X3 has product MSPASVEQFPDSLPCIEGAVQSHKSLTAEPRREARRTQASPGHDSANASLKTLCTIRRLFLLLGVAGLLAGTAAGAWLLVKHLKKPQPDQGFTLLQEPGAVPACSDSEEEDPMVRRAHNRVSFRINVANSLLEAQVEGRPGWLLACHERWSLSLGTLLCRQLGYLRMTHQKGVNVKDVKVNDTQEFVRVRLQQEGSLEDMWQVRSSCELGRIVALKCSECELRPGAGRVVGGMDVPLGRWPWQVSVYHGSQHHCGGSVLAREWIVTAAHCVHSYRWLPASAWLVFAGVITHGSIKHEAGVSVKKIIYHPLYNDSSLDYDIALMKLQVPLNFSDAIRAVCLPPSHWDLFQGMQCWVSGWGYTRPEQAQVTETLKEALVPLVGTKRCNSSCMYAGRLTARMLCAGYLRGKIDACQGDSGGPLVCQDEFMWRLVGIVSWGQGCAEPNHPGVYTNVAQLLPWIHHITEIY; this is encoded by the exons ATG AGCCCAGCCTCAGTCGAGCAGTTTCCCGACAGCCTGCCTTGCATTGAGGGTGCTGTGCAAAGCCACAAGAGCCTGACAGCAGAGCCAAGGAGGGAAGCAAGGAGGACACAGGCCTCCCCAGGACATG ATTCTGCTAATGCATCTCTCAAAACTCTCTGCACCATCAGGAGGCTGTTCCTGCTGCTCGGGGTTGCTGGGCTGCTGGCGGGGACAGCGGCTGGGGCATGGCTCCTAG TGAAACACCTGAAGAAGCCTCAGCCAGACCAGGGCTTCACCCTGCTGCAGGAGCCGGGTGCAGTCCCAGCATGCAGTGATAGTGAAGAGGAAGACCCCATGGTCCGTAGGGCTCACAATAGAG TGTCTTTCAGAATAAACGTGGCAAACTCCTTGCTGGAGGCGCAGGTGGAAGGCCGTCCTGGCTGGCTCCTGGCATGCCACGAGCGCTGGAGTCTCTCCCTGGGCACCCTGCTCTGCCGGCAGCTCGGGTATCTCAG AATGACCCATCAGAAAGGAGTGAATGTGAAAGATGTCAAGGTGAATGACACACAGGAGTTTGTTCGGGTGAGACTGCAGCAGGAAGGCAGCCTGGAAGACATGTGGCAGGTCAG GAGCAGCTGTGAATTGGGTCGAATTGTGGCTCTGAAATGCTCAG AATGTGAGCTGCGCCCTGGTGCTGGGCGGGTGGTCGGGGGGATGGATGTGCCCCTGGGGCGCTGGCCCTGGCAGGTCAGCGTGTACCATGGCTCCCAGCACCACTGCGGAGGTTCTGTGCTGGCACGTGAATGGATCGTCACGGCGGCTCACTGCGTGCACAG TTACAGGTGGCTTCCAGCCTCTGCCTGGCTGGTTTTCGCAGGCGTTATCACCCATGGCTCAATCAAGCATGAGGCTGGGGtatcagtaaagaaaataatttaccaCCCGCTTTATAATGACAGTAGCCTCGACTACGACATTGCTCTGATGAAGCTCCAAGTCCCCCTGAATTTCTCAG ATGCCATCCGTGCTGTGTGTCTGCCACCCTCCCACTGGGACCTCTTCCAGGGCATGCAGTGTTGGGTCTCTGGCTGGGGCTATACCAGACCAGAGCAAG cacaggTTACTGAGACACTGAAGGAAGCACTCGTTCCCTTAGTTGGTACCAAGAGATGCAATAGTTCGTGCATGTACGCAGGCAGGCTCACTGCCAGGATGTTGTGTGCCGGCTACCTGCGTGGGAAAATAGATGCATGCCAG GGTGACAGCGGGGGACCCCTGGTTTGTCAGGATGAATTCATGTGGCGCTTAGTAGGCATTGTgagctggggccagggctgcgCTGAACCCAACCACCCTGGGGTTTATACCAATGTGGCTCAGCTTCTGCCATGGATTCATCACATCACTGAG atcTACTAG
- the LOC128141634 gene encoding transmembrane protease serine 5-like isoform X5 — protein sequence MSPASVEQFPDSLPCIEGAVQSHKSLTAEPRREARRTQASPGHDSANASLKTLCTIRRLFLLLGVAGLLAGTAAGAWLLVSFRINVANSLLEAQVEGRPGWLLACHERWSLSLGTLLCRQLGYLRMTHQKGVNVKDVKVNDTQEFVRVRLQQEGSLEDMWQVRSSCELGRIVALKCSECELRPGAGRVVGGMDVPLGRWPWQVSVYHGSQHHCGGSVLAREWIVTAAHCVHSYRWLPASAWLVFAGVITHGSIKHEAGVSVKKIIYHPLYNDSSLDYDIALMKLQVPLNFSDAIRAVCLPPSHWDLFQGMQCWVSGWGYTRPEQAQVTETLKEALVPLVGTKRCNSSCMYAGRLTARMLCAGYLRGKIDACQGDSGGPLVCQDEFMWRLVGIVSWGQGCAEPNHPGVYTNVAQLLPWIHHITESPPSAAPCQCQTASQFPVIGVKN from the exons ATG AGCCCAGCCTCAGTCGAGCAGTTTCCCGACAGCCTGCCTTGCATTGAGGGTGCTGTGCAAAGCCACAAGAGCCTGACAGCAGAGCCAAGGAGGGAAGCAAGGAGGACACAGGCCTCCCCAGGACATG ATTCTGCTAATGCATCTCTCAAAACTCTCTGCACCATCAGGAGGCTGTTCCTGCTGCTCGGGGTTGCTGGGCTGCTGGCGGGGACAGCGGCTGGGGCATGGCTCCTAG TGTCTTTCAGAATAAACGTGGCAAACTCCTTGCTGGAGGCGCAGGTGGAAGGCCGTCCTGGCTGGCTCCTGGCATGCCACGAGCGCTGGAGTCTCTCCCTGGGCACCCTGCTCTGCCGGCAGCTCGGGTATCTCAG AATGACCCATCAGAAAGGAGTGAATGTGAAAGATGTCAAGGTGAATGACACACAGGAGTTTGTTCGGGTGAGACTGCAGCAGGAAGGCAGCCTGGAAGACATGTGGCAGGTCAG GAGCAGCTGTGAATTGGGTCGAATTGTGGCTCTGAAATGCTCAG AATGTGAGCTGCGCCCTGGTGCTGGGCGGGTGGTCGGGGGGATGGATGTGCCCCTGGGGCGCTGGCCCTGGCAGGTCAGCGTGTACCATGGCTCCCAGCACCACTGCGGAGGTTCTGTGCTGGCACGTGAATGGATCGTCACGGCGGCTCACTGCGTGCACAG TTACAGGTGGCTTCCAGCCTCTGCCTGGCTGGTTTTCGCAGGCGTTATCACCCATGGCTCAATCAAGCATGAGGCTGGGGtatcagtaaagaaaataatttaccaCCCGCTTTATAATGACAGTAGCCTCGACTACGACATTGCTCTGATGAAGCTCCAAGTCCCCCTGAATTTCTCAG ATGCCATCCGTGCTGTGTGTCTGCCACCCTCCCACTGGGACCTCTTCCAGGGCATGCAGTGTTGGGTCTCTGGCTGGGGCTATACCAGACCAGAGCAAG cacaggTTACTGAGACACTGAAGGAAGCACTCGTTCCCTTAGTTGGTACCAAGAGATGCAATAGTTCGTGCATGTACGCAGGCAGGCTCACTGCCAGGATGTTGTGTGCCGGCTACCTGCGTGGGAAAATAGATGCATGCCAG GGTGACAGCGGGGGACCCCTGGTTTGTCAGGATGAATTCATGTGGCGCTTAGTAGGCATTGTgagctggggccagggctgcgCTGAACCCAACCACCCTGGGGTTTATACCAATGTGGCTCAGCTTCTGCCATGGATTCATCACATCACTGAG AGTCCCCCGAGTGCAGCGCCCTGCCAATGTCAGACTGCTTCCCAGTTCCCTGTTATTGGGGTGAAGAActaa
- the LOC128141634 gene encoding transmembrane protease serine 5-like isoform X6, translated as MSPASVEQFPDSLPCIEGAVQSHKSLTAEPRREARRTQASPGHDSANASLKTLCTIRRLFLLLGVAGLLAGTAAGAWLLVKHLKKPQPDQGFTLLQEPGAVPACSDSEEEDPMVRRAHNRVSFRINVANSLLEAQVEGRPGWLLACHERWSLSLGTLLCRQLGYLRMTHQKGVNVKDVKVNDTQEFVRVRLQQEGSLEDMWQVRSSCELGRIVALKCSECELRPGAGRVVGGMDVPLGRWPWQVSVYHGSQHHCGGSVLAREWIVTAAHCVHSYRWLPASAWLVFAGVITHGSIKHEAGVSVKKIIYHPLYNDSSLDYDIALMKLQVPLNFSDAIRAVCLPPSHWDLFQGMQCWVSGWGYTRPEQAQVTETLKEALVPLVGTKRCNSSCMYAGRLTARMLCAGYLRGKIDACQLLVWPMEQSHVAEASLIYIPAASGAELLR; from the exons ATG AGCCCAGCCTCAGTCGAGCAGTTTCCCGACAGCCTGCCTTGCATTGAGGGTGCTGTGCAAAGCCACAAGAGCCTGACAGCAGAGCCAAGGAGGGAAGCAAGGAGGACACAGGCCTCCCCAGGACATG ATTCTGCTAATGCATCTCTCAAAACTCTCTGCACCATCAGGAGGCTGTTCCTGCTGCTCGGGGTTGCTGGGCTGCTGGCGGGGACAGCGGCTGGGGCATGGCTCCTAG TGAAACACCTGAAGAAGCCTCAGCCAGACCAGGGCTTCACCCTGCTGCAGGAGCCGGGTGCAGTCCCAGCATGCAGTGATAGTGAAGAGGAAGACCCCATGGTCCGTAGGGCTCACAATAGAG TGTCTTTCAGAATAAACGTGGCAAACTCCTTGCTGGAGGCGCAGGTGGAAGGCCGTCCTGGCTGGCTCCTGGCATGCCACGAGCGCTGGAGTCTCTCCCTGGGCACCCTGCTCTGCCGGCAGCTCGGGTATCTCAG AATGACCCATCAGAAAGGAGTGAATGTGAAAGATGTCAAGGTGAATGACACACAGGAGTTTGTTCGGGTGAGACTGCAGCAGGAAGGCAGCCTGGAAGACATGTGGCAGGTCAG GAGCAGCTGTGAATTGGGTCGAATTGTGGCTCTGAAATGCTCAG AATGTGAGCTGCGCCCTGGTGCTGGGCGGGTGGTCGGGGGGATGGATGTGCCCCTGGGGCGCTGGCCCTGGCAGGTCAGCGTGTACCATGGCTCCCAGCACCACTGCGGAGGTTCTGTGCTGGCACGTGAATGGATCGTCACGGCGGCTCACTGCGTGCACAG TTACAGGTGGCTTCCAGCCTCTGCCTGGCTGGTTTTCGCAGGCGTTATCACCCATGGCTCAATCAAGCATGAGGCTGGGGtatcagtaaagaaaataatttaccaCCCGCTTTATAATGACAGTAGCCTCGACTACGACATTGCTCTGATGAAGCTCCAAGTCCCCCTGAATTTCTCAG ATGCCATCCGTGCTGTGTGTCTGCCACCCTCCCACTGGGACCTCTTCCAGGGCATGCAGTGTTGGGTCTCTGGCTGGGGCTATACCAGACCAGAGCAAG cacaggTTACTGAGACACTGAAGGAAGCACTCGTTCCCTTAGTTGGTACCAAGAGATGCAATAGTTCGTGCATGTACGCAGGCAGGCTCACTGCCAGGATGTTGTGTGCCGGCTACCTGCGTGGGAAAATAGATGCATGCCAG CTTCTTGTGTGGCCAATGGAACAAAGCCATGTGGCAGAAGCCAGCCTGATCTACATCCCAGCTGCCAGTGGGGCAGAGCTGCTTCGTTAG
- the LOC128141634 gene encoding transmembrane protease serine 5-like isoform X2, with protein sequence MGAPWLVRCGLGQGNTAGVGSAAGCCGPSSNLLLYPWKGSSPLPAGSCRLFLVSCIFRCCLGCMSLPPPPSLFPEVKHLKKPQPDQGFTLLQEPGAVPACSDSEEEDPMVRRAHNRVSFRINVANSLLEAQVEGRPGWLLACHERWSLSLGTLLCRQLGYLRMTHQKGVNVKDVKVNDTQEFVRVRLQQEGSLEDMWQVRSSCELGRIVALKCSECELRPGAGRVVGGMDVPLGRWPWQVSVYHGSQHHCGGSVLAREWIVTAAHCVHSYRWLPASAWLVFAGVITHGSIKHEAGVSVKKIIYHPLYNDSSLDYDIALMKLQVPLNFSDAIRAVCLPPSHWDLFQGMQCWVSGWGYTRPEQAQVTETLKEALVPLVGTKRCNSSCMYAGRLTARMLCAGYLRGKIDACQGDSGGPLVCQDEFMWRLVGIVSWGQGCAEPNHPGVYTNVAQLLPWIHHITESPPSAAPCQCQTASQFPVIGVKN encoded by the exons atGGGAGCTCCCTGGTTGGTGAGATGCGGCCTGGGGCAGGGGAACACAGCTGGTGTGGGCTCTGCTGCTGGTTGCTGTGGTCCCAGCAGCAACCTGCTGCTGTACCCATGGAAAGGCTCGTCACCTCTTCCAGCGggcagctgtc GATTGTTCCTAGTGTCGTGCATCTTCAGATGCTGCCTGGGCTGTATGAGTCTACCTCCACCCCCTTCTCTGTTTCCTGAAGTGAAACACCTGAAGAAGCCTCAGCCAGACCAGGGCTTCACCCTGCTGCAGGAGCCGGGTGCAGTCCCAGCATGCAGTGATAGTGAAGAGGAAGACCCCATGGTCCGTAGGGCTCACAATAGAG TGTCTTTCAGAATAAACGTGGCAAACTCCTTGCTGGAGGCGCAGGTGGAAGGCCGTCCTGGCTGGCTCCTGGCATGCCACGAGCGCTGGAGTCTCTCCCTGGGCACCCTGCTCTGCCGGCAGCTCGGGTATCTCAG AATGACCCATCAGAAAGGAGTGAATGTGAAAGATGTCAAGGTGAATGACACACAGGAGTTTGTTCGGGTGAGACTGCAGCAGGAAGGCAGCCTGGAAGACATGTGGCAGGTCAG GAGCAGCTGTGAATTGGGTCGAATTGTGGCTCTGAAATGCTCAG AATGTGAGCTGCGCCCTGGTGCTGGGCGGGTGGTCGGGGGGATGGATGTGCCCCTGGGGCGCTGGCCCTGGCAGGTCAGCGTGTACCATGGCTCCCAGCACCACTGCGGAGGTTCTGTGCTGGCACGTGAATGGATCGTCACGGCGGCTCACTGCGTGCACAG TTACAGGTGGCTTCCAGCCTCTGCCTGGCTGGTTTTCGCAGGCGTTATCACCCATGGCTCAATCAAGCATGAGGCTGGGGtatcagtaaagaaaataatttaccaCCCGCTTTATAATGACAGTAGCCTCGACTACGACATTGCTCTGATGAAGCTCCAAGTCCCCCTGAATTTCTCAG ATGCCATCCGTGCTGTGTGTCTGCCACCCTCCCACTGGGACCTCTTCCAGGGCATGCAGTGTTGGGTCTCTGGCTGGGGCTATACCAGACCAGAGCAAG cacaggTTACTGAGACACTGAAGGAAGCACTCGTTCCCTTAGTTGGTACCAAGAGATGCAATAGTTCGTGCATGTACGCAGGCAGGCTCACTGCCAGGATGTTGTGTGCCGGCTACCTGCGTGGGAAAATAGATGCATGCCAG GGTGACAGCGGGGGACCCCTGGTTTGTCAGGATGAATTCATGTGGCGCTTAGTAGGCATTGTgagctggggccagggctgcgCTGAACCCAACCACCCTGGGGTTTATACCAATGTGGCTCAGCTTCTGCCATGGATTCATCACATCACTGAG AGTCCCCCGAGTGCAGCGCCCTGCCAATGTCAGACTGCTTCCCAGTTCCCTGTTATTGGGGTGAAGAActaa
- the LOC128141634 gene encoding transmembrane protease serine 5-like isoform X4 — MSPASVEQFPDSLPCIEGAVQSHKSLTAEPRREARRTQASPGHVKHLKKPQPDQGFTLLQEPGAVPACSDSEEEDPMVRRAHNRVSFRINVANSLLEAQVEGRPGWLLACHERWSLSLGTLLCRQLGYLRMTHQKGVNVKDVKVNDTQEFVRVRLQQEGSLEDMWQVRSSCELGRIVALKCSECELRPGAGRVVGGMDVPLGRWPWQVSVYHGSQHHCGGSVLAREWIVTAAHCVHSYRWLPASAWLVFAGVITHGSIKHEAGVSVKKIIYHPLYNDSSLDYDIALMKLQVPLNFSDAIRAVCLPPSHWDLFQGMQCWVSGWGYTRPEQAQVTETLKEALVPLVGTKRCNSSCMYAGRLTARMLCAGYLRGKIDACQGDSGGPLVCQDEFMWRLVGIVSWGQGCAEPNHPGVYTNVAQLLPWIHHITESPPSAAPCQCQTASQFPVIGVKN, encoded by the exons ATG AGCCCAGCCTCAGTCGAGCAGTTTCCCGACAGCCTGCCTTGCATTGAGGGTGCTGTGCAAAGCCACAAGAGCCTGACAGCAGAGCCAAGGAGGGAAGCAAGGAGGACACAGGCCTCCCCAGGACATG TGAAACACCTGAAGAAGCCTCAGCCAGACCAGGGCTTCACCCTGCTGCAGGAGCCGGGTGCAGTCCCAGCATGCAGTGATAGTGAAGAGGAAGACCCCATGGTCCGTAGGGCTCACAATAGAG TGTCTTTCAGAATAAACGTGGCAAACTCCTTGCTGGAGGCGCAGGTGGAAGGCCGTCCTGGCTGGCTCCTGGCATGCCACGAGCGCTGGAGTCTCTCCCTGGGCACCCTGCTCTGCCGGCAGCTCGGGTATCTCAG AATGACCCATCAGAAAGGAGTGAATGTGAAAGATGTCAAGGTGAATGACACACAGGAGTTTGTTCGGGTGAGACTGCAGCAGGAAGGCAGCCTGGAAGACATGTGGCAGGTCAG GAGCAGCTGTGAATTGGGTCGAATTGTGGCTCTGAAATGCTCAG AATGTGAGCTGCGCCCTGGTGCTGGGCGGGTGGTCGGGGGGATGGATGTGCCCCTGGGGCGCTGGCCCTGGCAGGTCAGCGTGTACCATGGCTCCCAGCACCACTGCGGAGGTTCTGTGCTGGCACGTGAATGGATCGTCACGGCGGCTCACTGCGTGCACAG TTACAGGTGGCTTCCAGCCTCTGCCTGGCTGGTTTTCGCAGGCGTTATCACCCATGGCTCAATCAAGCATGAGGCTGGGGtatcagtaaagaaaataatttaccaCCCGCTTTATAATGACAGTAGCCTCGACTACGACATTGCTCTGATGAAGCTCCAAGTCCCCCTGAATTTCTCAG ATGCCATCCGTGCTGTGTGTCTGCCACCCTCCCACTGGGACCTCTTCCAGGGCATGCAGTGTTGGGTCTCTGGCTGGGGCTATACCAGACCAGAGCAAG cacaggTTACTGAGACACTGAAGGAAGCACTCGTTCCCTTAGTTGGTACCAAGAGATGCAATAGTTCGTGCATGTACGCAGGCAGGCTCACTGCCAGGATGTTGTGTGCCGGCTACCTGCGTGGGAAAATAGATGCATGCCAG GGTGACAGCGGGGGACCCCTGGTTTGTCAGGATGAATTCATGTGGCGCTTAGTAGGCATTGTgagctggggccagggctgcgCTGAACCCAACCACCCTGGGGTTTATACCAATGTGGCTCAGCTTCTGCCATGGATTCATCACATCACTGAG AGTCCCCCGAGTGCAGCGCCCTGCCAATGTCAGACTGCTTCCCAGTTCCCTGTTATTGGGGTGAAGAActaa
- the LOC128141634 gene encoding transmembrane protease serine 5-like isoform X7, translating into MAPRCCLGCMSLPPPPSLFPEVKHLKKPQPDQGFTLLQEPGAVPACSDSEEEDPMVRRAHNRVSFRINVANSLLEAQVEGRPGWLLACHERWSLSLGTLLCRQLGYLRMTHQKGVNVKDVKVNDTQEFVRVRLQQEGSLEDMWQVRSSCELGRIVALKCSECELRPGAGRVVGGMDVPLGRWPWQVSVYHGSQHHCGGSVLAREWIVTAAHCVHSYRWLPASAWLVFAGVITHGSIKHEAGVSVKKIIYHPLYNDSSLDYDIALMKLQVPLNFSDAIRAVCLPPSHWDLFQGMQCWVSGWGYTRPEQAQVTETLKEALVPLVGTKRCNSSCMYAGRLTARMLCAGYLRGKIDACQGDSGGPLVCQDEFMWRLVGIVSWGQGCAEPNHPGVYTNVAQLLPWIHHITESPPSAAPCQCQTASQFPVIGVKN; encoded by the exons ATGGCTCCTAG ATGCTGCCTGGGCTGTATGAGTCTACCTCCACCCCCTTCTCTGTTTCCTGAAGTGAAACACCTGAAGAAGCCTCAGCCAGACCAGGGCTTCACCCTGCTGCAGGAGCCGGGTGCAGTCCCAGCATGCAGTGATAGTGAAGAGGAAGACCCCATGGTCCGTAGGGCTCACAATAGAG TGTCTTTCAGAATAAACGTGGCAAACTCCTTGCTGGAGGCGCAGGTGGAAGGCCGTCCTGGCTGGCTCCTGGCATGCCACGAGCGCTGGAGTCTCTCCCTGGGCACCCTGCTCTGCCGGCAGCTCGGGTATCTCAG AATGACCCATCAGAAAGGAGTGAATGTGAAAGATGTCAAGGTGAATGACACACAGGAGTTTGTTCGGGTGAGACTGCAGCAGGAAGGCAGCCTGGAAGACATGTGGCAGGTCAG GAGCAGCTGTGAATTGGGTCGAATTGTGGCTCTGAAATGCTCAG AATGTGAGCTGCGCCCTGGTGCTGGGCGGGTGGTCGGGGGGATGGATGTGCCCCTGGGGCGCTGGCCCTGGCAGGTCAGCGTGTACCATGGCTCCCAGCACCACTGCGGAGGTTCTGTGCTGGCACGTGAATGGATCGTCACGGCGGCTCACTGCGTGCACAG TTACAGGTGGCTTCCAGCCTCTGCCTGGCTGGTTTTCGCAGGCGTTATCACCCATGGCTCAATCAAGCATGAGGCTGGGGtatcagtaaagaaaataatttaccaCCCGCTTTATAATGACAGTAGCCTCGACTACGACATTGCTCTGATGAAGCTCCAAGTCCCCCTGAATTTCTCAG ATGCCATCCGTGCTGTGTGTCTGCCACCCTCCCACTGGGACCTCTTCCAGGGCATGCAGTGTTGGGTCTCTGGCTGGGGCTATACCAGACCAGAGCAAG cacaggTTACTGAGACACTGAAGGAAGCACTCGTTCCCTTAGTTGGTACCAAGAGATGCAATAGTTCGTGCATGTACGCAGGCAGGCTCACTGCCAGGATGTTGTGTGCCGGCTACCTGCGTGGGAAAATAGATGCATGCCAG GGTGACAGCGGGGGACCCCTGGTTTGTCAGGATGAATTCATGTGGCGCTTAGTAGGCATTGTgagctggggccagggctgcgCTGAACCCAACCACCCTGGGGTTTATACCAATGTGGCTCAGCTTCTGCCATGGATTCATCACATCACTGAG AGTCCCCCGAGTGCAGCGCCCTGCCAATGTCAGACTGCTTCCCAGTTCCCTGTTATTGGGGTGAAGAActaa
- the LOC128141634 gene encoding transmembrane protease serine 5-like isoform X1, whose amino-acid sequence MSPASVEQFPDSLPCIEGAVQSHKSLTAEPRREARRTQASPGHDSANASLKTLCTIRRLFLLLGVAGLLAGTAAGAWLLVKHLKKPQPDQGFTLLQEPGAVPACSDSEEEDPMVRRAHNRVSFRINVANSLLEAQVEGRPGWLLACHERWSLSLGTLLCRQLGYLRMTHQKGVNVKDVKVNDTQEFVRVRLQQEGSLEDMWQVRSSCELGRIVALKCSECELRPGAGRVVGGMDVPLGRWPWQVSVYHGSQHHCGGSVLAREWIVTAAHCVHSYRWLPASAWLVFAGVITHGSIKHEAGVSVKKIIYHPLYNDSSLDYDIALMKLQVPLNFSDAIRAVCLPPSHWDLFQGMQCWVSGWGYTRPEQAQVTETLKEALVPLVGTKRCNSSCMYAGRLTARMLCAGYLRGKIDACQGDSGGPLVCQDEFMWRLVGIVSWGQGCAEPNHPGVYTNVAQLLPWIHHITESPPSAAPCQCQTASQFPVIGVKN is encoded by the exons ATG AGCCCAGCCTCAGTCGAGCAGTTTCCCGACAGCCTGCCTTGCATTGAGGGTGCTGTGCAAAGCCACAAGAGCCTGACAGCAGAGCCAAGGAGGGAAGCAAGGAGGACACAGGCCTCCCCAGGACATG ATTCTGCTAATGCATCTCTCAAAACTCTCTGCACCATCAGGAGGCTGTTCCTGCTGCTCGGGGTTGCTGGGCTGCTGGCGGGGACAGCGGCTGGGGCATGGCTCCTAG TGAAACACCTGAAGAAGCCTCAGCCAGACCAGGGCTTCACCCTGCTGCAGGAGCCGGGTGCAGTCCCAGCATGCAGTGATAGTGAAGAGGAAGACCCCATGGTCCGTAGGGCTCACAATAGAG TGTCTTTCAGAATAAACGTGGCAAACTCCTTGCTGGAGGCGCAGGTGGAAGGCCGTCCTGGCTGGCTCCTGGCATGCCACGAGCGCTGGAGTCTCTCCCTGGGCACCCTGCTCTGCCGGCAGCTCGGGTATCTCAG AATGACCCATCAGAAAGGAGTGAATGTGAAAGATGTCAAGGTGAATGACACACAGGAGTTTGTTCGGGTGAGACTGCAGCAGGAAGGCAGCCTGGAAGACATGTGGCAGGTCAG GAGCAGCTGTGAATTGGGTCGAATTGTGGCTCTGAAATGCTCAG AATGTGAGCTGCGCCCTGGTGCTGGGCGGGTGGTCGGGGGGATGGATGTGCCCCTGGGGCGCTGGCCCTGGCAGGTCAGCGTGTACCATGGCTCCCAGCACCACTGCGGAGGTTCTGTGCTGGCACGTGAATGGATCGTCACGGCGGCTCACTGCGTGCACAG TTACAGGTGGCTTCCAGCCTCTGCCTGGCTGGTTTTCGCAGGCGTTATCACCCATGGCTCAATCAAGCATGAGGCTGGGGtatcagtaaagaaaataatttaccaCCCGCTTTATAATGACAGTAGCCTCGACTACGACATTGCTCTGATGAAGCTCCAAGTCCCCCTGAATTTCTCAG ATGCCATCCGTGCTGTGTGTCTGCCACCCTCCCACTGGGACCTCTTCCAGGGCATGCAGTGTTGGGTCTCTGGCTGGGGCTATACCAGACCAGAGCAAG cacaggTTACTGAGACACTGAAGGAAGCACTCGTTCCCTTAGTTGGTACCAAGAGATGCAATAGTTCGTGCATGTACGCAGGCAGGCTCACTGCCAGGATGTTGTGTGCCGGCTACCTGCGTGGGAAAATAGATGCATGCCAG GGTGACAGCGGGGGACCCCTGGTTTGTCAGGATGAATTCATGTGGCGCTTAGTAGGCATTGTgagctggggccagggctgcgCTGAACCCAACCACCCTGGGGTTTATACCAATGTGGCTCAGCTTCTGCCATGGATTCATCACATCACTGAG AGTCCCCCGAGTGCAGCGCCCTGCCAATGTCAGACTGCTTCCCAGTTCCCTGTTATTGGGGTGAAGAActaa